Proteins co-encoded in one Haladaptatus sp. ZSTT2 genomic window:
- a CDS encoding GNAT family N-acetyltransferase → MRVRPGTVEELPTVMTILDGAMLEIDAATVREKCDTREALVAVEDGRLLGALVRSGGHIDAVAVRRARRGQGIGRRLVEAALEDVPRLDAEFDTKNRPFYAKLGFDIEALGGGRFRGVRR, encoded by the coding sequence ATGCGTGTCCGGCCCGGCACCGTCGAAGAACTGCCGACGGTGATGACCATTTTAGACGGCGCGATGCTCGAAATCGACGCCGCCACCGTCCGCGAAAAGTGTGACACGCGCGAGGCACTCGTCGCCGTGGAGGACGGGCGACTTTTAGGTGCGCTCGTCCGCTCTGGTGGGCATATCGACGCCGTGGCCGTCCGCCGCGCCCGCCGCGGGCAGGGCATTGGCCGGAGACTCGTGGAAGCCGCTCTCGAGGACGTGCCTCGGTTAGACGCGGAATTCGACACGAAAAATCGGCCGTTCTACGCAAAACTGGGATTCGATATCGAAGCACTCGGCGGGGGACGGTTTCGCGGCGTCAGACGCTAA